The following are encoded in a window of Vespa crabro chromosome 2, iyVesCrab1.2, whole genome shotgun sequence genomic DNA:
- the LOC124432976 gene encoding ankyrin repeat domain-containing protein 17 isoform X1, with the protein MQNVAQGTTSDSQKHEKSASVHHDTGKTSSTPQSSNSSPTKSETETFSELQPRFMTDSSESEEDSVSEVECFAIDQVELDEDNHLESSKFLLNPEDPERSVDPVTQARLEALLEAAGIGKLSSGDGKHLADHEVLRRLTSSVSCALDEAAAALTRMRSDNPRTQNEKRSLVEACTDGDVGTVRKLLTEGRSVHETTEEGESLLSLACSAGYYELAQVLLAMNANVEDRGIKGDCTPLMEAASAGHVDIVSLLIAHGADVNAQSTSGNTPLMYGCAGGHEEVVRVLLEAGANVEDHNENGHTPLMEAASAGHVPVAKILLEHGAGINTHSNEFKESALTLACYKGHLEMVRFLLEAGADQEHKTDEMHTALMEASMDGHVEVARLLLDSGAQVNMPTDSFESPLTLAACGGHVDLAMLLIERGANIEEVNDEGYTPLMEAAREGHEEMVALLLSQGANINAQTEETQETALTLACCGGFLEVADFLIKAGADIELGASTPLMEAAQEGHLDLVRYLLESAADVHAQTQTGDTALTYACENGHTDVADFLLQFGADLEHESEGGRTPLMKACRAGHLCTAQFLISKRADVNRQTTNNDHTPLSLACAGGHLPVVELLLAQSADPFHRLKDNSTMLIEAAKGGHTSVVQLLLDYPHSIMMTAPHNTTPAPMLLPQQQQQQQQQQQQQQQQQQQQQQQQQQQQQQQQQQQQQQQQQQQQQQQQQQPQQQQHVSHQPPTPTQPQHQQQQQQQQAGEQSQVQNLQPKHNTQKSLLRKNRSATIIPDTSLTSAEAQQVRSQPATETIVTAKDDTNILDKGSGGFNSLSAPNISLSPAPAPTSGLNTSESRKNTRQEQILHKQHILEELQRVERELQIKGAGHLFNGPRNANVRSTQQPQVQQQECNEPETFLPGMLNIDLPAQPATAPHGLVCSTTGMSGNSLTHPATPDAMTLYNIFLEGKRVGMASAMKKESFSTANKFPTSPPLSLATIPATSTITLVTSNTSSTTTPSPPSISTPPTVMAISQPITASSDVSQNTAISDRPKAKPVSKKEGKNIRKAASSMADGKMQQQQATLIAGLQQQYQQQQHHHTYQVQQVHQLQQLNQQLQLQLDQVQVQQQQQQPQQQQVQQQQQPQEQQQQQSQQQSQQSSIVTGSGGGVLLPTQLMSHLHPTHTHHLHNQQATSQQNLPEPTDPQLTRLHRDGTCPFFAAAQKAKALSNNERVIKLEDGTDIPLDDAFEIFRSISFDDTMDATEDQEKLELKRLEVSNSKEQQNQQQLLQTAQIIQQVTSPHTPQEYFAGPVPTVPPVSLPTLPSLQVTSAGVQIQADIAQSQVLKARLYQEGYRDGLQLRQQQIIHDTFQSQLLLQSSQITFPTQTLPTITGAAGIMDNMPHQSNGYVQSTVCSTNQVQVATQTQAPATTTVATVIPPDKKQVYTAPTTGKGKKARYPLLSQQQSCQQQTTTTSQQQTPNFPAQNYQLDPAAAAGQYTTGVPAVGGYATNQVPPVPFGCMDVDSETDSNHDTALTLACAGGHEELVELLLSRGADIEHRDKKGFTPLILAATAGHQKVVEILLNHGADIEAQSERTKDTPLSLACSGGRYEVVELLLNRGANKEHRNVSDYTPLSLAASGGYVNIIKLLLSHGAEINSRTGSKLGISPLMLAAMNGHTAAVKLLLDMGSDINAQIETNRNTALTLACFQGRHEVVSLLLDRKANVEHRAKTGLTPLMEAASGGYVEVGRVLLTKGADVNATPVPSSRDTALTIAADKGHCRFVELLLSRGTQVEVKNKKGNSPLWLAANGGHLNVVDLLYHAGADIDSQDNRKVSCLMAAFRKGHIKVVKWMVNHVTQFPSDQDMTRYIATISDKELLEKCQECVKVIRAAKETQAAKANKNATILLEELDMEKTREESKKAAAARRRERKKKKKLEKKEERRKLHEEYKKNESNFDEKEENEKKSVDEECDRTEDSEHEGGDSCERVDSVPSPVNRNPEDPDREEGDSGIDANSQGSCSSNDVKAREKKKDKKKKKSNSPSNNDKDTSPQRSSKSIITQNTSLPQNTVTPTKSQNSTSEKRNLSNVTNATSMTSASTTSTRTSVNCGERKLKGQLVFESSRHPADREDFEATGNETYIPGKGKKPYSNQYDGDSLNTSSKATNTTSPKQGGKREEGWKEVVRKGQSDDSGRFMNSPFRSKKVSVPPNAISRVIGRGGSNINAIRGATGAHIEVEKQSKSQGERIITIKGSSDATKQAHTLIAALIKDPDVDILQMLPKSKLTVVTTSSWDKAVSTVAATKAKVGPVNKPTTLGSTTSNPQSNKSGYTSGVSTVNQLIPLRSASTIKLAGAFPTSLPRATAPRLVAAAEKRAQAAAAQMASSSNTKTTMSYTSAIMTAGRATKIVTTSTTQTFAAKLSEITASTHTSTTVMQSTHTTVNKQKSLQANTVTIVSATAAGTAQTSSQQSLVSTSPKHCRPLATLSAPPTIAPHYTGKPNYSSGSSVTPSGINVTSTCSETNVVSTSANSVRVTPSPPAVSQAQNLQQQHQQQQQQQQQQQQQQQQQQQQLQQQQQQVRSSTPIAPTLQEQQQQQQQQQQQQQQQQQQQPNNAPLEYSLFNDSFTKVTQQSMWGGRENESQKSMNFATVAGGGVSVNTSGSSTSKFIDSVPPQVDASKAPGYRGTAMCSPVSSKSSGVTNTSGNAIGGGISSSVHNPIQPPQFQSSANYNEHPLPNKPPGSLAVARPVIPQQSMEMGSTITQFNRPVFQGDLTTRNATTHQPHVMPSTSQPTLDVGLFKTNNGSYEHPSVNSSLLKMVPNEGQAAHPLLPFHPHMQSYTQTIPQSASVNTTVSMSRLNPRAPDFSSSLHLSSKPQVTMFNTGSGIHPNMFATVPAPPPSAMQTNNLAMLGNFPLGKYQAPSRGTPSTGISANGQTRWPFAPPHTNYPPHQDPMMGQISFSNHMANMTAQPGSIDLITSLENGGSPTISPSSPAQVAQEINQLKIEDRKVPRPIGTERAWKNYTATGMGPGGDAESLNWMLNNEKLVGSWASLAPGIDRHQMFRSNATYNRISNVDAELHQMMESSFQGHVDAQQPFPNGSAATLSLMPGLTLLPGQFGAPGLAEMPPTEPTKLDAPSWGIPDAVQDKQHPGWNKWTH; encoded by the exons ATGCAGAATGTAGCACAAGGAACAACCTCGGATAGCCAAAAACACGAAAAATCAGCGAGCGTTCACCACGATACTGGGAAGACGTCGTCGACTCCCCAGTCCTCGAACTCTAGTCCCACCAAGTCGGAAACCGAGACCTTTTCAGAATTGCAGCCACGCTTTATGACAGACTCGTCGGAGAGCGAAGAAGACAGCGTTTCAGAG gtGGAGTGTTTTGCAATTGATCAAGTTGAGTTGGATGAAGATAATCATCTAGAGTCATCCAAGTTTCTATTGAACCCGGAGGACCCTGAAAGGTCAGTAGATCCTGTAACTCAAGCGCGTTTGGAAGCTCTTCTGGAGGCAGCAGGTATAGGCAAATTGTCGTCAGGCGATGGGAAGCACTTGGCAGATCACGAGGTGCTCCGTCGTTTAACATCTAGTGTTTCTTGTGCATTGGAcgaagcagcagcagcattAACGCGTATGCGTAGCGATAATCCACGTACCCAAAACGAGAAGCGCTCGCTTGTGGAGGCCTGCACTGACGGCGACGTTGGTACTGTAAGAAAGTTGCTGACAGAAGGTCGCAGTGTTCACGAAACTacggaagaaggagagagtcTGCTCTCTCTTGCTTGTTCAGCTGGTTATTACGAACTTGCTCAG gTATTGTTGGCAATGAATGCAAACGTAGAAGATCGTGGCATCAAAGGGGATTGTACCCCTCTGATGGAGGCTGCCAGTGCAGGCCATGTGGATATTGTAAGCTTACTTATAGCACATGGAGCTGATGTTAATGCTCAATCAACTTCAG GTAACACTCCTCTGATGTATGGATGTGCTGGTGGTCATGAGGAAGTTGTACGTGTATTGTTAGAAGCAGGTGCCAATGTTGAAGATCATAATGAAAATGGTCATACACCTTTAATGGAAGCGGCCAGTGCTGGGCATGTTCCAGTTGCCAAGATTCTATTGGAACATGGAGCTGGCATTAATACTCATTCTAATGAATTTAAAGAATCTGCTTTAACATTGGCATGTTACAAAGGACATCTCGAAATGGTGCGTTTCCTATTGGAAGCTGGAGCTGATCag GAGCATAAAACTGATGAAATGCACACTGCCCTTATGGAAGCATCTATGGATGGCCATGTAGAAGTTGCACGTTTACTTTTAGATTCTGGAGCTCAAGTAAATATGCCAACAGATAGTTTTGAATCGCCATTAACTTTGGCAGCTTGTGGAGGTCACGTAGATCTTGCGATGCTTCTCATTGAAAGAGGAGCGAATATTGAAGAAGTCAATGATGAGGGTTATACACCTTTGATGGAAGCTGCACGAGAGGGTCACGAAGAAATGGTTGCATTGCTTTTAAGTCAGG GTGCTAACATCAACGCCCAGACAGAAGAAACTCAAGAAACAGCACTCACTTTAGCATGCTGCGGCGGTTTCTTGGAAGTAGCtgactttttaattaaagcaGGGGCTGATATTGAATTGGGTGCATCTACTCCTTTAATGGAAGCTGCACAAGAAGGACATTTGGATCTTGTTCGATATTTACTTGAATCTGCTGCCGATGTTCATGCTCAAACACAAACAGGAGATACAGCGTTAACATACGCTTGTGAAAATGGCCATACCGATGTCGCTGATTTCTTATTACAATTTGGCGCTGACCTA GAACATGAATCTGAAGGAGGTAGAACTCCTTTAATGAAAGCTTGTAGAGCAGGCCATCTGTGTACTGCTCAGTTTCTTATTTCCAAACGTGCTGATGTTAATCGACAAACAACAAACAATGATCATACTCCCCTTTCATTAGCTTGTGCTGGAGGTCATCTTCCAGTTGTTGAACTGCTTCTTGCACAATCTGCAGATCCATTTCATAGACTCAAA GATAATTCTACTATGCTGATAGAAGCTGCCAAAGGTGGACATACTAGTGTAGTCCAACTTTTATTAGATTATCCTCATAGTATTATGATGACTGCACCTCATAATACTACCCCTGCTCCTATGTTACTCcctcaacaacaacaacagcagcagcagcagcagcagcaacaacaacaacagcagcagcagcagcagcagcagcaacaacaacagcagcagcagcagcagcaacaacaacaacagcagcagcagcagcaacagcagcagcagcagcagcagcaaccacaacagcagcagcatgTATCGCACCAGCCTCCAACACCTACACAACCtcaacatcaacaacaacagcaacaacagcaagcTGGAGAACAATCACAAGTGCAGAATCTTCAACCAAAACATAATAcacaaaaatcattattaagaaaaaatcgatCTGCAACCATAATACCAGATACAAGTCTTACCTCTGCTGAAGCACAGCAAGTCCGTTCCCAACCTGCAACAGAAACAATAGTTACAGCAAAAGATGATACCAACATTCTGGATAAAGGTAGTGGAGGATTCAATAGTTTGTCTGCACCGAATATCAGTTTGAGTCCTGCTCCAGCTCCAACATCTGGATTGAATACATCCGAAAGCAGAAAGAACACTCGACAAGAGCAAATTTTACATAAGCAACACATCCTTGAAGAGTTGcaa AGGGTAGAAAGAGAACTTCAAATCAAGGGTGCAGGTCATTTATTTAATGGACCAAGAAATGCCAACGTTAGATCTACGCAGCAACCACAAGTTCAACAGCAAGAATGCAATGAACCTGAAACTTTCTTACCTGGTATGCTCAATATTGACTTACCGGCTCAACCAGCAACTGCACCTCATG GTTTAGTGTGCAGTACAACTGGCATGTCAGGAAATTCATTAACGCATCCAGCAACGCCTGATGCAATGACCCTTTACAATATCTTTCTTGAGGGAAAGAGAGTTGGCATGGCCAGTGCAATGAAAAAAGAGTCTTTCTCTACAGCAAATAAATTTCCTACTTCTCCCCCATTATCTCTTGCTACAATACCTGCAACATCAACAATAACTCTGGTAACTTCTAATACATCCTCGACGACTACACCGAGTCCACCTAGTATTTCAACGCCGCCAACGGTTATGGCAATTTCTCAACCTATTACTGCAAGCAGTGATGTTAGTCAGAACACTGCAATTAGTGATCGCCCAAAAGCTAAGCCCGTATCtaaaaaggagggaaaaaataTCCGAAAAGCTGCATCTAGTATGGCAGATGGAAAaatgcaacaacaacaagcGACATTGATTGCTGGTCTCcagcaacaatatcaacagcaacaacatcaCCATACGTATCAAGTTCAACAGGTGCATCAATTACAACAACTGAACCAACAACTTCAATTGCAATTAGATCAAGTACAG gttcagcaacagcagcagcaaccaCAACAGCAGCAAGttcaacagcaacaacaaccgcaagaacaacaacagcaacaatcGCAACAACAATCTCAACAAAGTAGCATTGTTACTGGTAGTGGTGGAGGAGTATTGTTGCCCACTCAATTGATGTCTCACCTTCATCCTACTCATACGCATCATCTTCATAATCAG CAAGCAACATCTCAGCAGAACCTTCCAGAACCAACAGATCCTCAGTTAACAAGATTACATAGAGATGGGACTTGTCCTTTCTTTGCTGCTGCTCAAAAAGCTAAAGCACTTTCTAACAacgaaagagtaataaaactTGAAGATGGAACTGATATTCCTCTTGATGATGCTTTTGAAATTTTCCGTTCCATTAGTTTCGATGATACTATGGATG CAACTGAAGATCAAGAGAAACTCGAATTGAAGAGATTAGAGGTTTCCAATAGTAAGGAACAACAAAACCAACAGCAACTTTTGCAAACTGCCCAAATAATTCAACAAGTAACCAGTCCTCATACACCTCAAGAATATTTTGCTGGTCCTGTACCCACTGTACCACCAGTTTCTTTACCTACTCTACCATCTTTACAAGTGACAAGTGCCGGAGTCCAAATACAAGCAGATATAGCTCAAAGTCAAGTATTGAAAGCTCGACTTTACCAAGAAGGTTATCGCGATGGTCTTCAATTAAGACAACAGCAGATCATCCATGATACATTTCAGTCGCAATTGCTACTTCAGTCTTCTCAAATAA CATTTCCTACCCAAACACTACCCACAATTACTGGAGCAGCTGGAATAATGGATAATATGCCACATCAATCAAATGGTTATGTACAATCTACAGTTTGTAGTACAAATCAAGTTCAAGTTGCCACGCAAACTCAAGCACCAGCAACAACCACCGTTGCAACTGTGATTCCTCCTGACAAGAAACAAGTTTATACAGCGCCTACAACAGGAAAAGGCAAGAAAGCAAGATATCCGCTTCTTTCTCAACAACAGTCTTGTCAACAACAAACTACTACCACTAGCCAGCAACAAACTCCTAACTTTCCAGCACAAAATTATCAATTAGATCCAGCAGCAG CTGCTGGTCAATATACAACCGGCGTTCCAGCAGTAGGTGGTTATGCTACCAATCAAGTACCACCAGTGCCATTTGGATGTATGGATGTAGATTCGGAAACAGATAGCAATCATGACACGGCACTGACATTGGCATGTGCAGGTGGTCATGAAGAACTCGTAGAACTTCTTTTAAGTCGTGGTGCAGATATAG AacatagagataaaaaaggtTTTACTCCACTGATCTTAGCAGCTACTGCTGGCCATCAAAAAGTAGTAGAAATTCTCCTTAATCACGGAGCTGACATTGAAGCCCAATCTGAACGTACAAAGGATACACCTTTGTCACTTGCATGTAGCGGAGGCAGATACGAAGTGGTTGAGCTCCTTCTTAACCGTGGTGCCAATAAAGAACATCGCAATGTTTCCGATTACACGCCATTAAGTCTTGCAGCATCTGGTGGTTATGTGAATATAATAAAGCTTCTTTTAAGCCATGGCGCTGAAATTAATTCAAGAACTGGTTCGAAATTGGGCATTTCTCCGCTTATGCTTGCTGCTATGAATGGTCATACTG cGGCAGTTAAATTACTTCTTGATATGGGCAGCGATATTAATGCACAAATAGAAACAAATCGTAATACTGCTTTGACACTAGCATGTTTCCAAGGAAGACATGAAGTTGTTAGCCTTTTACTTGATCGAAAAGCTAATGTGGAACATCGCGCTAag aCGGGATTAACACCATTGATGGAAGCTGCTAGTGGAGGTTACGTTGAAGTAGGTCGTGTATTGCTTACCAAAGGGGCTGATGTTAATGCAACTCCTGTTCCTTCATCTCGCGATACTGCCCTTACAATTGCTGCTGACAAAGGTCACTGCCGTTTCGTAGAATTGTTACTATCGAG AGGAACTCAAGTTGAagtgaagaataagaaaggaaatagtCCTTTATGGCTTGCTGCTAATGGAGGACATCTTAATGTAGTAGATCTATTGTATCATGCTGGAGCGGATATAGATTCTCAGGACAATCGCAAG GTATCGTGTTTAATGGCGGCATTTCGCAAAGGACATATTAAAGTGGTCAAGTGGATGGTAAATCATGTAACACAATTCCCGAGTGATCAGGATATGACAAGATACATAGCTACTATTAGCGACAAAGAGcttttagaaaaatgtcaagAGTGTGTTAAAGTAATAAGAGCTGCGAAAGAAACTCAAGCTGCTAAAGCCAATAAGAATGCAACAATACTATTGGAGGAACTTGATATGGAAAAGACAAGGGAGGAATCGAAGAAGGCAGCAGCCGCTCGCAGAcgtgaaaggaagaaaaagaagaaattagaaaagaaagaggaaagacgaAAACTTCATgaggaatataaaaagaacgaatcgaattttgatgaaaaggaagaaaatgagaaaaaatctGTGGACGAAGAATGTGATAGAACGGAAGATAGTGAACACGAAGGTGGCGATAGTTGTGAAAGAGTGGACAGTGTACCATCACCTGTTAATAGAAACCCGGAAGATCCTGATAGGGAGGAAGGTGATAGTGGTATTGATGCAAACAGTCAAGGTAGTTGTAGTAGTAATGATGTCaaagcgagagagaagaaaaaagataagaaaaagaaaaagagtaatagtCCTAGTAACAATGACAAGGATACTTCCCCACAACGATCATCTAAATCTATTATTACGCAGAATACTTCCTTACCTCAGAATACTGTAACACCTACTAAATCACAAAATAGTACTTCCGAAAA AAGAAATTTGAGTAATGTCACCAATGCAACATCTATGACTTCCGCTTCGACCACAAGTACAAGAACCTCTGTCAATTGTGGAGAACGTAAACTGAAAGGGCAATTGGTATTTGAGTCATCAAGGCATCCAGCCGATAGAGAAGATTTTGAGGCCACTGGCAATGAAACGTATATACctggaaaagggaaaaaaccTTACAGTAATCAATATGACGGGGATTCTTTAAATACATCTTCAAAAGCAACTAATACGACTAGTCCAAAACAAGGAGGTAAACGCGAGGAAGGTTGGAAAGAAGTTGTACGCAA gGGCCAATCTGATGATTCGGGGAGATTCATGAACTCTCCTTTCCGTTCTAAAAAAGTTTCAGTGCCACCAAACGCTATTAGTCGAGTAATTGGTAGAGGTGGAAGTAATATAAATGCCATTAGAGGTGCAACAGGCGCTCATATTGAAGTAGAAAAACAAAGCAAGTCTCAAGGCGAAAGAATAATTACCATCAA aGGATCGTCTGATGCTACAAAACAAGCACACACACTAATTGCAGCACTTATAAAAGATCCAGATGTTGATATCCTGCAAATGCTGCCAAAGTCCAAACTTACTGTTGTTACGACTTCATCTTGGGATAAAGCTGTCTCCACTGTTGCC gcAACGAAGGCTAAAGTTGGTCCTGTAAATAAGCCTACTACTTTGGGATCTACTACCAGTAATCCTCAATCGAACAAATCAGGATACACATCGGGAGTATCCACCGTCAATCAGCTGATTCCTCTTCGGAGCGCGTCTACTATTAAACTTGCCGGTGCCTTTCCAACATCTTTACCAAGGGCTACAGCGCCTAGATTGGTAGCTGCAG CTGAAAAACGTGCACAAGCTGCAGCTGCCCAAATGGCTTCATCATCAAATACGAAGACAACAATGTCTTATACCAGCGCAATCATGACAGCGGGAAGGGCAACaaaaattgtaacaacaagTACCACGCAAACGTTTGCAGCTAAACTTTCTGAGATCACTGCCTCGACACATACTTCTACCACTGTCATGCAATCGACTCATACTACTGTAAACAAGCAAAAGTCTCTACAAGCCAACACTGTGACCATAGTATCGGCCACAGCCGCAGGTACAGCTCAGACATCTTCTCAACAGTCTCTAGTTAGTACATCGCCAAAGCACTGCCGACCACTAGCTACTTTGTCTGCCCCGCCAACTATCGCACCTCATTATACTGGAAAACCTAATTATTCGTCTGGCTCAAGTGTAACTCCGTCTGGCATAAACGTAACGTCGACTTGTTCGGAAACCAATGTGGTGTCAACTTCTGCTAATTCTGTACGTGTAACACCCTCACCGCCTGCTGTATCGCAAGCTCAAAACTTACAgcaacaacatcaacaacagcagcagcaacaacaacaacaacagcaacagcagcaacaacaacaacagcaattgcaacagcagcaacagcaagtGCGTAGTTCTACTCCTATTGCGCCTACATTGCAagagcaacaacagcagcagcagcaacaacagcaacaacaacagcagcagcagcaacaacaaccgAACAATGCACCACTTGAGTATTCCCTATTTAATGATAGTTTCACAAAAGTGACACAGCAATCAATGTGGGGTGGCAGAGAAAATGAATCTCAAAAAAGTATGAACTTTGCCACGGTCGCAGGAGGTGGAGTATCAGTAAATACATCTGGCTCATCGACATCCAAATTCATCGATAGTGTTCCACCTCAG GTGGATGCATCTAAGGCACCAGGTTACAGAGGAACAGCTATGTGTTCTCCCGTTTCAAGTAAATCTAGCGGCGTAACGAATACGTCTGGAAATGCCATAGGCGGTGGTATTTCATCCTCCGTACATAATCCAATACAGCCTCCTCAATTCCAATCCTCCGCGAATTATAACGAACATCCTCTTCCGAATAAGCCACCGGGTAGTTTAGCCGTAGCTCGACCAGTGATTCCTCAGCAAAGTATGGAAATGGGTTCGACAATCACGCAATTTAATCGGCCAGTCTTTCAAGGTGATCTTACAACCCGGAACGCGACAACGCATCAGCCACACGTTATGCCCTCTACGTCTCAGCCTACGCTAGACGTTGGTCTATTCAAAACTAATAATGGCAGTTACGAACATCCAAGCGTAAATTCGAGTTTACTTAAAATGGTACCAAACGAAGGGCAAGCAGCGCATCCTTTATTACCCTTTCATCCTCATATGCAAAGTTATACACAGACTATACCACAGTCTGCTTCTGTAAATACTACCGTTAGTATGTCCAGATTGAACCCCAGAGCGCCCGACTTCTCTAGTTCATTGCACTTGAGTAGCAAGCCTCAAGTGACTATGTTTAACACAGGATCAGGAATTCATCCCAATATGTTTGCTACCGTACCAGCACCTCCTCCATCCGCGATGCAAACCAATAATTTAGCCATGCTGGGTAATTTCCCTCTAGGCAAATATCAAGCTCCATCACGTGGTACACCTAGTACTGGCATCTCGGCAAATGGTCAAACTCGTTGGCCATTTGCACCTCCTCATACTAATTATCCTCCGCATCAGGATCCAATGATGGGACAAATTAGTTTTTCGAATCATATGGCAAATATGACCGCACAACCTGGTAGTATAGACTTAATTACAAGTCTGGAAAATGGAGGCTCACCAACAATATCACCATCGTCACCGGCACAGGTTGCTCAGGAAATTAATCAATTGAAaatagaagatagaaaagtgCCGCGGCCGATTGGTACGGAAAGAGCGTGGAAGAATTATACAGCTACAGGAATGGGACCTGGTGGTGATGCCGAATCCCTCAATTGGATGCTTAATAACGAAAAACTAGTGGGATCTTGGGCAAGTTTAGCTCCTGGCATAGATAGGCATCAGATGTTTCGTTCAAATGCTACTTACAACCGTATATCTAATGTTGATGCCGAACTTCATCAAATGATGGAATCTTCCTTCcag GGTCATGTGGACGCTCAACAACCTTTTCCTAATGGAAGTGCTGCCACTTTATCTTTAATGCCAGGTTTAACTTTGTTGCCTGGACAATTTGGGGCACCTGGACTAGCAGAAATGCCTCCTACTGAACCAACGAAATTAGATGCTCCCTCTTGGGGAATTCCTGATGCTGTCCAAGACAAACAACATCCg gGGTGGAATAAATGGACTCATTAA